From one Paenibacillus terrae HPL-003 genomic stretch:
- a CDS encoding IDEAL domain-containing protein codes for MDKMKVTYEVMLGLSAEMVLDEALRKRRSEKLYKDIDEALASGDEVAFRHLTDELKAIN; via the coding sequence ATGGATAAAATGAAGGTTACTTATGAAGTAATGTTGGGCCTGTCTGCTGAAATGGTTTTGGACGAGGCATTACGTAAACGCCGGAGTGAAAAGCTCTACAAGGATATTGATGAGGCGCTGGCCTCCGGAGATGAAGTAGCTTTTCGTCATCTTACGGATGAACTGAAAGCGATCAATTGA
- a CDS encoding gamma carbonic anhydrase family protein — MLIHYNGNMPQLHSSVYVAEGAKIVGKVTIGQDSSVWFNAVLRGDMAPVIIGERCNIQDGVVGHVNTDQPLVLADDISVGHAAIIHGCTVGKGTLIGMGAIVLNGAELGEYALIGAGSVVTENTKIPPYTLSLGTPAKVVRELTDADLQRMSRTALSYVAKGKEYRIS, encoded by the coding sequence ATGTTGATTCACTATAACGGGAACATGCCACAGCTCCATTCATCTGTCTATGTGGCAGAAGGAGCAAAAATTGTCGGAAAGGTAACGATCGGCCAAGATTCCTCCGTTTGGTTCAATGCTGTATTGCGCGGGGATATGGCACCTGTTATCATCGGTGAACGCTGCAATATTCAGGACGGTGTCGTGGGACATGTGAACACGGACCAGCCCCTGGTGCTGGCGGACGATATTTCGGTGGGACATGCTGCGATTATCCATGGCTGTACGGTAGGCAAAGGCACTTTAATCGGTATGGGGGCCATTGTACTCAACGGAGCTGAGCTTGGTGAATATGCTTTAATAGGAGCAGGGTCGGTCGTTACGGAAAATACCAAAATACCACCCTATACTCTTTCTCTCGGTACACCTGCCAAAGTGGTGCGCGAATTGACAGACGCAGATTTGCAGCGGATGTCACGGACGGCACTCAGCTATGTGGCGAAAGGAAAAGAATATAGGATCTCTTAA